DNA sequence from the Pedobacter schmidteae genome:
TCCGGGAGCTAAGCTTACTCTTTCAAAACCTCTTAATACCGATTCATAAGTAGTCACACTGCTCACCACATCTTTTAAATAGAGCTGAACCACTTCATCACCTTTGCGCGCACCGGTATTTTTCAAGTCTACACTGATTTCGATATTGGCCTGAGGATGGATTTCGGTACCACTCAGCTTTAAGTTATTGAATTCAAAAGTGGTATAACTTAAGCCGTATCCAAAGGGATACAATGCACCAAGCACCCTGGTTTTTCCATTTCCATTTGGATCGTCATTTTTACCTTGTCCGGCTTGAGAGCCTGGTTTAAAGGGAAAATTGAGTTCAATCTGCCCGATAGATTTAGGATAGGTCATCGTGAGCTTCCCACCGGGATTATTGTCCCCAAACAAAGTTTCGGCAACCACTTTACCTGCCGAAGGCCCAGGAAATCCGGCCTGAAGTATGGCAGGCAAATAACGGTTCTCCCAGTTGATAGTTAATGGGCGGCCATTTATCAATACCATCACTACCGGCTTACCCGTTGCCTGTAAGGCCTGAAGCAACATCAGCTGTCTGCCTGGCAAGTTTAATCCGGTTCTGGACTTACTCTCACCTACCTGATCATCCGTCTCTCCTACCACAGCAATAACAACATCCGAGGTTTTCGCCTCCGTTACCGCCTGATTAATTTGCGCCTGTTCTTCAGCGGACAGGTCAGTCGGAATGATTTCACTTTCCGGCCATTTGGCATCTATTACATCGCAACCTTTGCTATAGCTCACCTTTGATGTTTTGCCTGCAAACGACTTAATTCCATCCAGGATAGAGACAATTGGATTATTGGATGGCCCGTAGCGACTGGTGGTATAATTAACCTCCGTAGCCAGCGGTCCTGTAACCAGAATATTTTTGTATTTATTTACATCCAATGGCAGCAGATTTTTATCATTTTTCAGCAAAACCATCGATTCCCTGTTCAATTGCACAGCCAGCTCTTCGTCAGCTTTGGTATGTACTTTTTTATCGGCATTGGCCGGATCTTTTACATAAGGATTATCAAACAGCCCTAACCTGAATTTTACCCGCAATACATCGGCTACACGTTCGTCAAGCGTTTTCATCGATATCGAACCTTCTCTAACCAGCTCACGCAAGGGAAGAATAAAGTTCTCTGGCATAGTAAAATGGGTACGTACATTTAATCCCGCCTGAATAGATTGTCTAACGGCTTCTTTATAATCGGCAGCCACATGATGCTTGCCTGAAAGGAATTCAACTGCCTCACTGTCCGAAACCACATAACCATCAAACCCAAACTGTTTACGCAACAACTCCGTTAAAAAATAATAACTCCCTGTTACAGGTTCGCCGTTCCAATCGTTATAACTGCTCATGATGCCCATTGGCTTAGCTTCCTGAATAACCCGTCTGAATGGATAGAGAAACATTTCGTGCATTTCCCGGGGCGCTACATGTGGGTCGGTGCGTGCCTGCCCATCGCGTCCTCCCTTGGGTACACTATATACGGCATAATGTTTTAAAGTAGCCGCCGTCCCCTGATCCTGTATGCCAAGCGTCATTTGTTTCCCCATTTCTGCAATCAGGTAAGGATCTTCGCCATAACATTCCACTACCCTTCCCCAACGCTGGTCCCGGGCTACATCCAGTATAGGTGCATACACATTGGTATAACCTAATGCCTTAGCTTCCCGCCCTACAATACTTCCGGCACCATAAACCAATTTTTTGTTCCAGGTACTTCCAATATTAACCGGAGCCGGAAAAGGTGTCGCCCTGTCGTGGCACAAACCATGGATACCCTCATTACTAAAATCGACCGGAATACCCAGGCGAGTTTCTTCTACAAACCACTTTTGCACTGTATTGATAGCATTGGCATGTTTGCTAAAAGGGAAAGAATATTGGGTTAACGCCTTTTTGTTATATGGTAAGCTGTTTAGTTCTTCATCTATATTGGCAATGCCGTCTTTCCAGATTTTTGTTTTCCATTCGGCCGTAGGCATTTCATCTTTCAATACCCTTCCATAGCCATATAGAGTGGCCGTCTGGCAGGTTTTCTCGTCCAGGGTCATCTGGCCAATCAGATCTTTTATCCTGGCATCAATGGTTTTAGACGGATCTTCAAAAACATCCATTTTACCATTTTTGTTAAAGTCGACCCAGCCCTTATGGTAAATATTTTTATTTTGCGCATGGCTGGCTATTACAGTTAAAAATACGAAAGCAGTAAGCAACGACAGTTTATGTATTGTCATATGGATCATAAATATGGCATATAATGTGCAGCGTCTAAATTAGCACATTCAGCGCATTGAAAATTAGCTAAAGGCTCAACAATCTTTACAAAGATGCCTACACAACAATTTATAAACCCAATGAAAAAACGTCACTTTTAAAAATCACACAGTACCTGTTATATAGTGCTCCAGATTTCCAATAATAAATTTTTGCTCATTGATAATATATTTTACCACATCTCCAATCGAAATAATCCCTGTGATTCTATCTTCGTCCACTACCGGCAAATGCCTGATAAATCTGTTTGTCATCAACCACATACAGTCTTCAATAGTAGTATCAGATGTAACTACAACCACATCGTCCACCATAATTTCTTTAATCTTCATTAATTTAGAAGATTTACCCCTCAGAACAACTTTTCGGGCGTAATCTCTTTCCGTGAAAATACCCCTTAACCTCTCGTGTTCCATGACCAGAAGTGCTCCGATATTTTTTTCAAGCATCAATTCCAGGGCTTTGAAAACTGTAGTATCCGTATTTACGGAAATAATAACCCTACTTTTTCCTTCCAAGATATTCCTAACTTTTCCCATAATTTTACTCCTTCCATTAACAATTTTCCTGAGTATTAAATCAATAGGGACTGCTATCTTAAATTTACGCTTTATTTTAATAAAAAAAGAATAATTAACCTTTGAATTTCAGGGCTAAAGTAAAGGCAATTCAATGGATATTTAAGCGGGGAAATTAACCAATCAGGTCGATATACCAATACCCGGCAGGGTTTGCTGTATCTGCTGTCGGTGATGGATAGGTTTTAAATATTTTTTCTCCCAATTCAAATTTAATTGGATGTTTAAATATAGGTCCATCAAAAACAAAGGTATGAAACTCGCCGTTTTCACCACATGGATCTATTCCATCAGGCAAATCTGCCAGGAAAGTTTCATCAATCACCCTCCCACAAAAATCTTCAAGACCTTCCCGGGCACATACTACAATGGTTTTATAGCCCAATGAAATAAATTCTTTTAAAACCTCCGTGGTATCTCTTTTCCAAAGTGGAAAAACGGCTATTAAATCAATTTCAGCTAGTTTTTTTTCCCTGTAAGTCTTTAAATCTTCTAAAAACAGGTCTCCAAATATAGAATGGTTAATGCCTTCGGTTTTAAGCTGTATTAAATGGCGGTGCATATGCTGCTCATAAGTTGACATATCAGGAGACTCCGGCAAACGTATCTGATACAAGGGTATCCCCAGGCTATCGGCTTGTTCAATCAAAAGAGACTCCCGTACACCGTGCATACTTACCCGGTTATAAGTATCATTCACTGTAGTCAATAAATACCGGATATCAAACGCTTTATCCTGCAGGACATGATGGAGTGCCAGTGTGCTATCCTTACCTCCACTCCAATTAAACAAGCTTCTTTTGTCAGGCATTTTAACATGTAATTTCTGTAAAGATAATACAATGGCTATAAATAATAGCCAGTTCTGTTATCCAGCAGCTTTCTGAAGCATCCGGGCAGCACAATCAGATGCACATAACAATGCTCCTGAAAACTCTCCGTGGTTGCCACTCTATCTATTAAAATTCCGCAGAGACATTACGATACTAGTCCATTTTCCGGCTACAATATACCGACATAAAAAAGGTGGCCAAACAACAACATATGCCTGGCCACCTTCCTTTAGCTTAAAATTATCCCTTTAGCTTCTGATATCTTAGCAGGGCCTCCAGGAAGTAGTAATCGGCATAGATTAAAGGCACATCTATCTCACTGTTATGCGGGAAACTGCCTACACTATGTTTTAACAAAAACCCCGAATTGGTACCCGGCTTCGCTAAATAATCATTTCCTGACAGAGACTTCAACATCATTTCTGCAAACTTAAAATACTTTGCTCCATTGCCGGAAAAAGTACTCAGCTCCAGTAAACCGGAGGCAACGAGCGATCCCGCCGATGCATCACGAGGGATGTAATTAAGTTTGGTATTGTGTGACCAATCTGGCTTGTACCCCGCCTGGTTTACATTGAAGTCCCAATAAGGAATTTTATCTTTCGGCAAATTGGGGTGATTGAGATAAAAATCTGCAGCCTTTTGAGCAGCTTCCAAAAAGCGTTTGTCCTTGGTTTCGCGGTACATCATTGTAAAACCATAAATTGCCCATCCCTGCCCTCTGGACCAGGTCGAGTTATCGGAATAACCCTGATTGGTTTGCTGGTGCAATACTTTTCCGTCTGGCGCATAATCTACCACATGATAGGTACTAAAATCAGGTCTGAAATGATTTTTCATCGTATTTAAAGCATGACTTATCGCCACTTCCTTATATTTCGGATTACCAGTTAATTTTGAAACATAACATAACATTTCCAGGTTCATCATATTGTCAATGATCACCGGATACTGCCACATGGTCTTTTTGTCCCACGACGCCTTCGCATTCCAGGATTTGATCAGCCCCACTTTAGGGTCGAAACGGGTTAAAGCAGACTCGGCCGACTGAATCAGGATTTTATGGTATTTTTCCAGTTTTACAGGATCTTTTTCAAACCTGATGGCATTGCCATAAGAACAATACATCACAAAGCCCACATCATGGTGCTGCGTCAAAAACTGCGCTTGCTCCAGCGCCTCAGTCCATTTGGTAGCTGCCGCTTTCCACTGTGGTTGCTTGGTATATTCATAAATGTACCATAAACCTCCGGCAAAAAAACCTTGTGTCCAATCCCAAACATCAGTGGTTTTTACCGACCCGTCTTTGCGGGTTGTACGCGGAAACCTGGTCAGGTCTGTCGAGGTTTTCAGCAGCCTGCTATACTGTTTTTCCGCCACGGAAAAATCTTTTTTAATCAGCTCTGTTTTAGGCGACAGCCACAAGAAAGAACAAGCAGATACTGAGATCGCCAGCGCCGAGGCCAGCAGCATATTTCGTTTTGTTTTGTTGAG
Encoded proteins:
- a CDS encoding glycoside hydrolase family 3 N-terminal domain-containing protein, producing the protein MTIHKLSLLTAFVFLTVIASHAQNKNIYHKGWVDFNKNGKMDVFEDPSKTIDARIKDLIGQMTLDEKTCQTATLYGYGRVLKDEMPTAEWKTKIWKDGIANIDEELNSLPYNKKALTQYSFPFSKHANAINTVQKWFVEETRLGIPVDFSNEGIHGLCHDRATPFPAPVNIGSTWNKKLVYGAGSIVGREAKALGYTNVYAPILDVARDQRWGRVVECYGEDPYLIAEMGKQMTLGIQDQGTAATLKHYAVYSVPKGGRDGQARTDPHVAPREMHEMFLYPFRRVIQEAKPMGIMSSYNDWNGEPVTGSYYFLTELLRKQFGFDGYVVSDSEAVEFLSGKHHVAADYKEAVRQSIQAGLNVRTHFTMPENFILPLRELVREGSISMKTLDERVADVLRVKFRLGLFDNPYVKDPANADKKVHTKADEELAVQLNRESMVLLKNDKNLLPLDVNKYKNILVTGPLATEVNYTTSRYGPSNNPIVSILDGIKSFAGKTSKVSYSKGCDVIDAKWPESEIIPTDLSAEEQAQINQAVTEAKTSDVVIAVVGETDDQVGESKSRTGLNLPGRQLMLLQALQATGKPVVMVLINGRPLTINWENRYLPAILQAGFPGPSAGKVVAETLFGDNNPGGKLTMTYPKSIGQIELNFPFKPGSQAGQGKNDDPNGNGKTRVLGALYPFGYGLSYTTFEFNNLKLSGTEIHPQANIEISVDLKNTGARKGDEVVQLYLKDVVSSVTTYESVLRGFERVSLAPGETKTVKFTLQPDDLAILDKNMNWTVEPGKFVVMIGNSSEDIKLKKEFTVK
- a CDS encoding CBS domain-containing protein; its protein translation is MGKVRNILEGKSRVIISVNTDTTVFKALELMLEKNIGALLVMEHERLRGIFTERDYARKVVLRGKSSKLMKIKEIMVDDVVVVTSDTTIEDCMWLMTNRFIRHLPVVDEDRITGIISIGDVVKYIINEQKFIIGNLEHYITGTV
- a CDS encoding diphthine--ammonia ligase, with translation MPDKRSLFNWSGGKDSTLALHHVLQDKAFDIRYLLTTVNDTYNRVSMHGVRESLLIEQADSLGIPLYQIRLPESPDMSTYEQHMHRHLIQLKTEGINHSIFGDLFLEDLKTYREKKLAEIDLIAVFPLWKRDTTEVLKEFISLGYKTIVVCAREGLEDFCGRVIDETFLADLPDGIDPCGENGEFHTFVFDGPIFKHPIKFELGEKIFKTYPSPTADTANPAGYWYIDLIG
- a CDS encoding glycoside hydrolase family 88 protein, translating into MKLNNLNKTKRNMLLASALAISVSACSFLWLSPKTELIKKDFSVAEKQYSRLLKTSTDLTRFPRTTRKDGSVKTTDVWDWTQGFFAGGLWYIYEYTKQPQWKAAATKWTEALEQAQFLTQHHDVGFVMYCSYGNAIRFEKDPVKLEKYHKILIQSAESALTRFDPKVGLIKSWNAKASWDKKTMWQYPVIIDNMMNLEMLCYVSKLTGNPKYKEVAISHALNTMKNHFRPDFSTYHVVDYAPDGKVLHQQTNQGYSDNSTWSRGQGWAIYGFTMMYRETKDKRFLEAAQKAADFYLNHPNLPKDKIPYWDFNVNQAGYKPDWSHNTKLNYIPRDASAGSLVASGLLELSTFSGNGAKYFKFAEMMLKSLSGNDYLAKPGTNSGFLLKHSVGSFPHNSEIDVPLIYADYYFLEALLRYQKLKG